The stretch of DNA GGCTCCTACATCTCGGCCTTCGGCGTGCTGATCTTCCTCTTCGGCGTTTTCGAAGCCTTCGCCAGGAAGCGCGTCGCCGGCGACAATCCGTGGGGCGAAGGTGCCACGACGCTCGAATGGCAGCTGCCTTCGCCGCCGCCGTATCACCAGTGGGAACAGCTCCCGCGCATCAAGTAAGATGCTGATATTCCGGGCGCCGCATGCAAATGCGGCGTCCGGCCTTGAAGAATGCAGGACGGAAGAATGAGGGTCATAAACAATCACGAGGTACTTGTGAACGACGGCGAACATCTCCTGTCGGAAGCCAGTGCGCGCGATTATTTCGAGCTTCTGAAGCCGCGCGTGATGTCGCTCGTGGTCTTCACGGCTTTTGCTGGCCTCGTGCTGGCACCCGGCCACATCAATCCCGTGCTCGGCCTGATTTCGATCCTCTGCATTGCCATCGGCGCAGGCGCCTCGGGTGCGCTCAACATGTGGTACGATGCCGATATCGACGCCATCATGACCCGCACCGCGCGCCGCCCGATTCCGGCAGGTCGCATCACGCCGAAGGAAGCACTGGCCTTCGGCCTGATCCTCTCCTGTTTTTCGGTTGTCATCCTCGGCCTCGCGGTCAACTGGCTCTCGGCTTCGATCCTCGCCTTCACGATTTTCTTCTACGTCGTCATCTACACGATGTGGCTGAAGCGTTCGACGCCGCAGAACATCGTCATAGGCGGTGCCGCCGGCGCCTTCCCCCCGATGATTGGCTGGGCGTGCGTGACGAATTCGGTGACAATCGAAAGCACCGTCCTGTTTCTCATCATCTTCCTCTGGACGCCGGCGCATTTCTGGGCGCTCGCGCTGTTCAAGATGCGCGATTATGAGGCCGTCGGCGTGCCGATGCTGCCGAACGTATCTGGCGAGCGCGCCACCAAGCACCAGATCGTCGCCTATGCCGTAATGACGGCCGTGTGCGGCGTAGTTCCGTCCTTCCTCGGCTTTGCGAGCGCCGGATACGGTCTTGTCGCTGCATCGCTCGGCGCGGTCTTCATATACTGTTCCATCGCCGTCTGGCGCATGCCGGATGGCGATCCCAAGATGATCCCGGCGAAGAAGCTTTTTGCTTTCTCGATCTTTTATCTCTTCGCCATCTTTTCTGCCCTGTTGATAGACCGGCTCGCTTCCATGCTGGTCTCGCATGCAGGAGGTTTGCTCTGATGGAAACGGTCAAGCTCACGGAAGCGCAGCGCAAGTCGCGCCGCAACCGGAACATCGCTCTCGGCCTCGCGCTTGCTGGCCTTTGCGTTCTCTTCTACGCCATCACCATCGTGAAGTTCACCGGGCACGGAGGCTGAACCGATGAGCGATGCCGTAAACGCACACAACAAGCAGGGCCGCAACAACGGCGCCGTCGTCTTCATGTGCCTGAGCTTCGTCATCGGTATGACGGCGATGAGCTATGCCGCGGTTCCGCTCTACCGCATCTTCTGCCAGATGACGGGTTACAACGGCACCACCCAGCGCGTCGATCAGGCGTCGAGCGTCATCCTCGACCGCAAGATGCGCGTGACCTTCGACGCCAATGTGGCGTCGGGCCTGTACTGGGACTTCAAGCCGGTGCAGCGCGAGGTCAATCCGCGCATCGGCGAGACCATCCAGGTCAATTTCGTGGCGGAGAACAAGTCGAACGAGACGCAGCGCGGCCAGGCAGTCTTCAACGTGACGCCGGGCGAGGCGGGGGTCTACTTCAACAAGATCCAGTGCTTCTGCTTTACCGAAACGGATCTGAAGCCGGGCGAGACGCTTGAAATGCCCGTGGTGTTCTATATCGATCCGGATATTACCAAGGCCGTCGAGTCGAAAGACATCCACACGATTACGCTGTCATATACGTTCTACCCGAAAGAGGGACCGAAGCCGGTGGCTTCGAATGAGGGTAGAGCGCAGAAGGTTGAAAAGAAACTTTGATTGAAGATCGTTTCCGGCTATGCCGGAGGCGAAGCGAAGGAAGACATCCGGGGATCTGACATGGCCGATGCGCATCAGAAAAATCACGACTACCACATCATCGACCCAAGCCCGTGGCCGATTCTGGCGTCGCTTGGCGCCTTCATCGTAACATTCGGCGGCGTCGGCTATATGCGCTACCTGAACGGCGGTTCGCTGCACCTCTTTGGTGTCGAATGGGCCCAGCCCTGGCTGTTTTACATCGGCCTCGTACTGATCCTCTATGTCATGTACGGCTGGTGGGCCGATACGGTGAAGGAGGCTCATGAGGGTGCCCATACCCGCGTCGTCTCGCTGCATCTGCGCTACGGCATGATCATGTTCATCGCCTCGGAAGTGATGTTCTTCGTCGCCTGGTTCTGGGCCTATTTCGACGCCAGTCTCTTTGCGAATGAAGCGATCCAGGCGTCGCGCCTCGCATATACTGGTGGCCAGTGGCCGCCGAAGGGCATTGAGGTCCTCGATCCCTGGCACCTGCCGATCTACAACACCGTCATCCTGCTGCTGTCCGGCACGACGGTCACCTGGGCGCATCACGCGCTACTGCACAATGATCGCAAAGGTCTCATTCAGGGCCTGACGCTCACCGTCCTGCTCGGCGTCCTGTTTTCCGGCGTCCAGGCTTACGAGTACATGCACGCGCCCTTCGCATTCAAGAACTCGATCTACGGCGCCACCTTCTTCATGGCGACCGGCTTCCACGGTTTCCACGTGCAGATCGGAACGATCTTCCTGCTGGTCTGCCTGCTGCGCGCGCTGCGTGGCGACTTCACGCCGAAACAGCACTTCGGTTTCGAAGCCGCCGCCTGGTACTGGCATTTCGTCGACGTCGTCTGGCTCTTCCTGTTCTTCTGCATCTACGTCTGGGGCGGCTGGGGCGCTCCTGTCGCGGCAGGCTGATGGACCGAAAGAAAATCAGAAAGGCGGGAGCCATCGGCGCCCGCCTTTTTTCATCGCTACCTTGAAGCAGCGATCCGCTCGAAGGCCGATGGCTCCGCAATTCCGAGATCGAGTTGGTGCCGGATCGCCTCGGCGCATTCATATGGCGTCAACACCGAGGTATCGAGCTCGAGATCGTAGATACCCGGCCTGTGCACCTCCTCCTGCCAGCGCCGCACGGGGACTGGAACAGGGACCTCGCCATTGCCTCTTTCGTAAAGATTCTCGCGCCCGGGCTCGTCGATGTTGCGGCGCTTCATGATGACGTCGAGCGGGCAGCGCACACCGACGAAGAGAACCGGGAAACCTTCAAGCCGCCGGGCGCAATCGGTGAGAATCCCGAGCGGCTGCGAATAGGCGTCGTGATGACCGAGGTCGGCAACGACATTCAGCCCGAGCCCGGCATGGATGGCGATGGACTCGTAGAGTGCCGCGTAGAAGAACGGCACCAGTTCCTCAAGATCGGGGCGCTCGCCGCCGGGGCGAAGGCCGATGCCCGGCAGGTAGCGCGCCGGCGTCGCGGCATTGTAGATGTCGACGCCGAGGTTCATCCACGGTCCTTCGAACTGCTGCTGAACGGCTCTCGCGATCGTCGTCTTGCCGCTTCGCGGTGCCCCGTTCAGGATCACGATCTGGCCTGCAGGGTTCTCGTTGCTCATCAGCTTCTTCTTCTGTTTGGCGCGAATCGCTGACGCGAAATCGCGCAGCTATTTCCTTTCGTCCTGCAGATACTTTATGGGAGAGTTAAGGCGCGGCTGAAAATGATCTCCGGCCGAAAGGAAGACGATGTGCGAAGACAGTGCATATTTTCCCCCTGTGGATCCCGTAAGGACCGGGATGCGGGGCTGCTGCCCGCGCTGCGGACAGGGAAAATTGTTCGATGGCGTGCTCGCGGTGAAGCCACGCTGTGCCGCCTGCGGCCTCGACTATTCCTTTGCCGATTCCGGCGATGGCCCCGCCGTCTTCGTCATTCTCATCGTCGGCTTCATCATCATCGGCTCCGTGCTCTGGCTGGAGGTGAACTATTCGCCGCCGATCTGGCTGCACATTCTGCTGTTCGCTCCGTTGACGATCGCTCTTTCGCTGGTGGCGCTGCGCTGGTGCAAGGGCATCCTGATCGCCATGCAATACCGCCACAATGCCCGTGAAGGACGCATTTCCAGTGACTGATATCCAGGCCGTGGCTGCACGTCGCAGGCTGCCGGTCTTCACCGGCATTGCCGTGCTGATTGCTCTCGCCATCCTCGTCTCGCTCGGCACCTGGCAGGTGGAGCGCCTGCATTGGAAGGAAGGGCTGATCGCCGATATTGCGCAGCGCCGCGCCTCGGCGCCGATGCCGCTCGCCGATATCGAGCGGATGCTCGCCTCGGGCGGCGACATCGAGTACCGGCCCGTCACGACGACCGGCCGTTATGTGAACAACAAGGAGCGGCACTTCTTCGCCACCTGGCGCGGCCAGACGGGCTATTACATCTACACCCCGCTTGAGCTTGCCGGCGGACGCTACCTCTTCGTCAATCGCGGCTTCGTTCCTTTTGAGAACAAGGAGCCGGAAATGCGCATGCAGGGCCAACTGACCGGCGAGCAGACGGTCATCGGCCTGACGCGCAACAAGCTGCCTGGAAAGCCTTCCTGGCTCGTACCGGACAACGATGTCGCTAAGAACATCTTCTACTGGAAAGACCTCGACGTGATGGCCGCAAGCACCGGTCTCAACAAGGCGAGCATCTTGCCCTTCTTCGTCGATGCCGATTCGACGCCCAACCCGAAAGGCCTGCCGATCGGCGGCGTCACCGACGTCGACCTGCCGAACAACCACCTGCAATATGCCTTTACTTGGTATGGCCTGGCGGCGGTGCTGGCCGTGATCGTTGCGATCTCGTGGTTCCGCGGGCGCGGCAAGCCGGCCTCGCAATAGTATCGCTTCAATTCCTTCTTATATTGGGCTAGACAGCCCTATCCCAGATTACCGGACATGACATGAACATAGCGGCGAAACCTCCATTGACGATCAGGCTTTGCGGACCGCGCGGCTTCTGCGCCGGCGTCGACCGCGCCATCCAGATCGTCGTGCTGGCGCTGAAATCCTATGGCGCCCCCGTCTATGTCCGCCACGAGATCGTACATAACCGCTACGTCGTCGAGGGACTGGAGGCCAAGGGCGCGGTCTTCGTTGAAGAACTCGATGAAATACCGGCGGAGCACCGCGCCCAGCCCGTCGTTTTTTCCGCACACGGCGTCCCGAAGTCCGTTCCCGAAGATGCGAACGCCCGCAATCTTTTCTACCTCGATGCCACCTGTCCGCTGGTTTCCAAGGTTCACAAGCAGGCGATGCGGCACAATCGCCTCGGCCGCCATGTCGTGCTGATCGGCCATGCTGGTCATCCGGAAGTCATCGGCACGATGGGTCAGCTTCCCGAGGGCTCGGTCTCGCTGATCGAGACGGTCGAAGACGCCGATGCCTATCAGCCTGCCGATCCCGACAATCTGGGCTACGTGACCCAGACGACGCTTTCGGTTGACGACACGGCCGGCGTGATTGCGCGTCTCGAGCAGCGTTTCCCGAAGCTGACGGCACCCGCCGCCGACTCGATCTGCTATGCCACGACCAACCGCCAGGAAGTGGTCAAGCAGGCCGCACCCGGCTGCGACCTCTTCATCATCGTCGGTGCGCCGAATTCCTCTAACTCCAAGCGCCTTGTCGAAGTCGCGCTGAGGGCAGGGGCAAAGATGTCGATCCTCGTGCAGCGCGCCGCTGAACTGGACTGGAACGAGATAGGTCCGATTTCGACGCTTGGCCTTTCCGCCGGTGCCTCCGCGCCGGAAGTGATCGTCAACGAGATCATCGAAGCCTTCCGGGCACGTTTCGACGCCAGGGTGGAGCTTGCCGAGACCGTGCAGGAAAACGAGCATTTCCTAGTCAACCGGGAACTGCGCAACATCGAGCTGACGACGGCCGACATGGCTTTTGTGAACGGGGATTAGAGGCTTGGATCGTGCCGCTTACCCTCCTCTGCCGTGCCGGGCATCCCCCCGGGGGAGATCGGCAGTAGCACCGTCTCCGGCAATCGCGACGAAGACGATAGATTGCAAGGCAAGACGCATGCTTTTAATCTCCCCCCTTGTGGGGGAGATGTCACGAAGTGACAACGGGGGGGTATATCCCCATGCGTTTCATCACTCCCCTTAGCGTATTTAATGTGAGAGCCCTCCTTGGCAGTCTATACCGATATTTCAGAAGACGATTTGAAGTGGTTTTTGACGGAGTATGATGCCGGCACCCTGCTTTCCTACAAGGGGATTGCGGAAGGCGTCGAAAATTCCAACTTCCTGTTGCACACCACCAAAAAGCCGCTGATCTTGACGCTCTACGAAAAGCGCGTCGAAAAGGCCGACCTGCCGTTCTTCCTCGGTCTGATGCAGCATCTTGCCGACCGCGGCGTGTCCTGTCCGCTGCCGCTGCCGCGCAAGGACGGTGCGCTGCTCGGTACGCTTTCGGATCGACCGGCGGCGCTCATTTCCTTCCTTGAAGGCATGTGGCTGAGGAAGCCCGAAGCCAAACATTGCCGCGAAGTCGGCAAGGCGCTGGCGCAGATGCATATCGCCGGCGAAGGTTTCGAACTGAAGCGGCCGAACGCGCTGTCGCTGGAGGGCTGGAAGTTGCTTTGGGATAAGTCCGAGGCGCGCGCCGACGAAGTCGAGAAGGGCTTGTTTGCCGAAATCCGGGGCGAGATCGATTTCCTCTCCGCCCACTGGCCGAAGGACCTTCCGGCCGGCGTCATTCATGCCGATCTCTTCCCCGACAACGTCTTCTTCCTCGGCGATGAGCTGTCCGGCCTGATCGATTTCTATTTCGCCTGCAACGATCTGCTTGCCTACGACGTCTCGATCATTCTCAACGCCTGGTGCTTTGAAAAGGACGGCGCCTACAACATCACCAAGGGCACGGCCATGTTGGAAGGCTACCGGAGTGTTCGGCCGCTCAACAGTGCCGAACTCGCAGCGCTTCCTGTGCTTGCGCGTGGTTCTGCGCTCCGCTTCTTCCTGACCCGCCTCTATGACTGGCTGACGACGCCGGAAGGCGCAATGGTCACCAAGAAGGACCCGCTCGAATACCTGCGCAAGCTGCGCTTCCACCGGCAGGTCGCATCGGCTGCCGAATACGGGCTTTCGCCATGAAGCACGTCGAGATTTTCACCGACGGCGCGTGCTCGGGCAATCCCGGTCCTGGCGGTTGGGGCGCAATCCTGCGTTATGGCGACATTGAAAAGGAACTCTCCGGCGGCGAGGCGGACACGACCAATAACCGCATGGAGTTGATGGCGGCGATTTCGGCGCTCTCGGCGCTGAAGACGCCCTGCGAGGTCGACCTCTACACCGACAGCGCCTACGTCAAGGACGGGATTTCCAAGTGGATTTTCGGCTGGAAGAAAAACGGCTGGAAGACCGCGGACAAGAAACCGGTGAAGAATGCCGAGCTCTGGCAGGCGCTGGAGGAAGCCCGCAACAAGCATAAAGTGACGCTCCACTGGATCAAGGGCCATGCCGGCCATCCGGAAAACGAGCGTGCCGACGAACTGGCGCGCATGGGCATGGCACCCTTCAAGAAGCGGTAGGGCGGCAAATCCGGGGAGGCGATATTGCGCATCATTTCGCTGAATGCCTGGGGCGGCAAGCTGCATCGGCCGCTGATGGACTATTTCCGGGCTGCTGAGGCGGACGTGCTCTGCCTCCAGGAGGTTACCCGTTCCGTCACCGTCAAGAGCGACTGGCTGGAATATCGCGATGGCAGCCACATCCTGCCGCAGCGCGCCAACCTCTTCGAGGAGATCAAGGCGGTTCTTCCGGAGCATGACGCCTTCTTCGCGCCGACGGCGAGAGGCGAGCTTTTTGATGACGAAAACAGCGTGCCTTCGGAATTCGGTCTTGCGACGTTCGTGCGTCGGTCGGTTGCGGTCATCGGCCACGCCGCAGATTTCGTGCATGGCGATTTCTCAGCAGATAGCTACGGAGAGCATCCGCGCGCCCGCAACGCCCATGCCATCCGCCTTTTCGACTACGGGGCCGGTCAAGCGATCACGATCGCCCACCTGCATGGCCTGCGTGACATGGCCGGCAAGGGCGATACGCCCGCACGCCGGGGTCAAGCCGATGCGCTGGTCAGCCTGATCGGGCAGATCTGGCGCAAGGGCGAGCGTCTCGTCGTCTGCGGCGACTTCAACGTGCTGCCCGGAAGCGTCATGTTCGATGTGCTCGGTGGACTCGGCCTCACCGATCTCGTCACTTCCCGCGGCTTCACGGATACGAGAACATCGCACTATGCCAAAGACGGGCGCTTTGCGGACTATATGCTGGTGACGCCTGAAGTCGGCGTCGTGAGCTTCGACGTCGTAGGGGAACCGGAAGTGTCCGACCATCGGCCGCTCCTGCTGGACCTTGGGTAGCCGTCAGCACGGCTGCCTCCAATATCGACGCCTCGTCGTTATTCAGAATATGAAACTGCTTAAATAGCGGGCATTGCAACGGACTGTTTCGCGGTCCAGGTGGGAAAGCCGTTGTAAATGAAGCATTTGCGAAAACTGGCATATGGCTTGCTTACCCGTCTTGTATGCAAGACAGCCATACATCCGAAAGCACACAGAGCAACATCGAAGAGGCCATCGTTTCGGGCATTCTTTCCGCCCGGATCCGGCCCGGCACGCGGCTGAGCGAAAACCAGCTTGCGTCAGTCTTCGGCGTTTCGCGAACCCGTGTGCGCGAGGCGATGATGAGGCTCGAAACGCGCGGCATCGTCACCGTGAGCCCCCGGCGAGGTTGGTTTGTGGTCGAGCCGTCCGCCGAAGAGGCGATGACCGTCTATGAGGCAAGGCGTGCTATCGAATCCGGCCTGCTGCGTGGCATGCGCGCGCTGACGGACGAGGGCCGCACGGTTCTCGTCTCCCACCTCGACGAGGAAAAGGCTGCGATGGCTGCAGGCGACCGCCAGCGCCTCACCTGCCTCATGGGTGACTTCCATATCCGCATCGCCGAACTCGGCGGCAACCCGATCCTTGTCGACATCCTGCGCGATCTCACTGCCAGGACAATCCTGATTTCGATGCTCTATCAGTCGGAATTTCACGCAGTGCAATCTCATGAGGGGCATTGCCGCATCTTCGAGGCCATGGCAGCAGGCGATTTCGTCAAGGCCGCCGAGCTCTCCGTCGAACATCTGGACGAGGTGGAAACGGGCCTGGACCTCACGACCCGCCCGGACCCACTCTCGGAATTGCGCAGTTCCCTGTCGCTCCCTCCCAGGACCGTGTCTTCCCAACCGGCAGGCACACGAAAAACCGCAACTTCAAAGGAGAAATGAACACATGCTGACAAGAAGAACATTCTTTGCAATCGCAACGCTCGCAGCCGCTGTCGGCTTCGGTTCCGCTTCCCATGCCGATGCGCTTGCCGACATCACCGCGCGCGGCACGCTGCGCGTCGCCGTCCCGCAGGATTTTCCGCCCTTCGGCAGCGTCGGCACCGATATGGCGCCGATGGGCTATGACATCGACATGGCCAATCTGATTGCCGAAAAACTTGGCGTCAAAACCGAACTCGTGCCGGTCACCAGCGCCAACCGCATTCCCTATCTGCAGACGAACAAGGTCGATCTGGTTATTTCCAGCCTCGGCAAGAATCCGGACCGCGAAAAGGTCATCGATTTCTCCGCGGCCTATGCTCCCTTCTATAACGGCGTGTTCGCACCAGGCGATCTTTCCGTCGCCAAGGTGGAAGATCTTGCCGGCAAGACGGTCGGCGTCACCCGCGGCGCCGTCGAAGACCTCGAACTGACGAAGATCGCGTCTGCCGATGTAACGATCAAGCGCTACGAGGATAACAACGGCACGATTTCCGCCTTCCTCTCCGGTCAGGTCGAGGCTGTTGCAACCGGCAACGTGGTTGCCGCCGCCATCCTTGCCAAGAACCCCCCGAAGCGGCCCGAACTGAAGTTCCTGATCAAGAACTCGCCCTGCTACATCGGCCTCAGCAAGGAGCAGCCAGCGCTTCTCGAAAAGGTGAACGGCATCATCGCCGCCGCCAAGGCCGATGGTTCGCTGAACGCCATTGCCCAGAAGTGGCTCGGCGCCGACCTCCCGAAAGACCTCTAAAAACCGGTCCAGCATGGTCATCCCGCGCCGCGGGGTGACCACTCGCCGTCGGTATTCAAAGAGGGGACAGTGTCTTGAGCTACCATTTCGAATTCGGTTGGCTGCTTCAATATTACCCGCAGATAGTCAAGGGCATCGTGATCACCATCGAGCTGATCTCGATTGGCGGCGTGCTCGGCATTTTGCTCGGCACCTTCTGTGCCTGGGTGCGCGCGCTCGGCCCGGCTTGGCTGAAGCCCGTCGTTGCGGCCTATGTCGAGCTGATCCGCAATACGCCGTTCCTGATCCAGCTCTTCTTCATCTTCTTCGGCCTGCCGTCGCTCGGTCTGCAGCTTTCTGAGCTGACGGCCGCCAATCTTGCCATGATCGTCAACCTCGGGGCCTATAGCTGCGAGATCATCCGCGCCGGCATCCAGGCGACGCCGAAGGGGCAGTTCGAGGCGGGCGCAAGCCTCGCCATGACGCCATTCGAAACCTTCCGACATGTCGTTCTCGTGCCGTCGCTCCAGCGCATCTGGCCGGCACTCTCCTCGCAGGTGGTGATCGTCATGCTCGGCTCCTCCGTCGTCTCGCAGATCGCCGCCGAGGACCTGACCTTTGCCGCCAACTTCATCCAGTCGCGAACCTTCCGCGCCTTCGAAGCCTACATCGTCTCGACGGCCATCTATCTGGCGCTGGCGATCCTGCTCCGGCAGCTTTTGGTGGTGGCCGGCGGGTTCATCTTCCCGAGGAGGCTTGTCCGATGATCGAGTTCACACTCTGGGATATCCTGCGTAACCTGCTGCTCGCCACGCGCTGGACGGTTCTGCTCTCGCTCGTTTCCTTCATCGGGGGCGGCGCGGTCGGGCTCGGCCTGCTCTTCCTGCGCATCAGCAAGCGGAAGTCGCTGCGGGCGCTTGCAAAATACTACATCGAGCTTTTTCAAGGCACGCCGCTCCTGATGCAGCTCTTCATCGCCTTCTTCGGTCTCGGCCTTTTCGGCGTCGACGTGCCGGCATGGCTTGCCGCCGCCCTGGCATTGATCCTCTGGACCGCTGCCTTCCTCGCCGAAATCTGGCGCGGCTGCGTCGAAGCGGTTGCGAAAGGCCAATGGGAAGCCTCCGCCAGCCTCGGCATGGGAAGGTTGCAGCAGATGCGCTACGTCATCCTACCGCAGGCGCTGAGGGTCGCCGTGCCGCCGACCGTCGGCTTCTCCGTCCAGGTCGTCAAGGGAACGGCACTCACCTCGATCATAGGCTTCGTCGAACTATCGAAGGCAGGCACCGTCGTCACCAACGCCACCTTCCAGCCCTTCACTGTCTACGGGCTCGTCGCTCTTATCTATTTTGCGCTTTGCTGGCCTCTGTCGAAGAGCAGCCAGATCCTCGAAAGGAAGCTCAATGTCGCTCATCGAAATCACTGAAGTCCGCAAGAGCTACGGCACGAACGAGGTGCTGAAGGGCATCGACCTGGATGTGGAGCCGGGCGAGGTCATTGCCATCATCGGCAAGAGCGGCTCGGGAAAATCAACGCTGCTGCGCTGCATCAACGGCCTCGAGACCATCACCCAAGGCTCGATCTCGGTAGCCGGCGCCCAGCTTCTGGACGACGAATTGCATCTGAAGGCGCTCAGGCTGAAAGTCGGCATGATCTTCCAGCAGTTCAATCTCTTCCCGCACCTGACGGCCGGCGGCAATGTCATGCTGTCGCAGTCGGTC from Rhizobium sp. 007 encodes:
- a CDS encoding heme o synthase gives rise to the protein MRVINNHEVLVNDGEHLLSEASARDYFELLKPRVMSLVVFTAFAGLVLAPGHINPVLGLISILCIAIGAGASGALNMWYDADIDAIMTRTARRPIPAGRITPKEALAFGLILSCFSVVILGLAVNWLSASILAFTIFFYVVIYTMWLKRSTPQNIVIGGAAGAFPPMIGWACVTNSVTIESTVLFLIIFLWTPAHFWALALFKMRDYEAVGVPMLPNVSGERATKHQIVAYAVMTAVCGVVPSFLGFASAGYGLVAASLGAVFIYCSIAVWRMPDGDPKMIPAKKLFAFSIFYLFAIFSALLIDRLASMLVSHAGGLL
- a CDS encoding cytochrome c oxidase assembly protein; the protein is MSDAVNAHNKQGRNNGAVVFMCLSFVIGMTAMSYAAVPLYRIFCQMTGYNGTTQRVDQASSVILDRKMRVTFDANVASGLYWDFKPVQREVNPRIGETIQVNFVAENKSNETQRGQAVFNVTPGEAGVYFNKIQCFCFTETDLKPGETLEMPVVFYIDPDITKAVESKDIHTITLSYTFYPKEGPKPVASNEGRAQKVEKKL
- a CDS encoding cytochrome c oxidase subunit 3 — protein: MADAHQKNHDYHIIDPSPWPILASLGAFIVTFGGVGYMRYLNGGSLHLFGVEWAQPWLFYIGLVLILYVMYGWWADTVKEAHEGAHTRVVSLHLRYGMIMFIASEVMFFVAWFWAYFDASLFANEAIQASRLAYTGGQWPPKGIEVLDPWHLPIYNTVILLLSGTTVTWAHHALLHNDRKGLIQGLTLTVLLGVLFSGVQAYEYMHAPFAFKNSIYGATFFMATGFHGFHVQIGTIFLLVCLLRALRGDFTPKQHFGFEAAAWYWHFVDVVWLFLFFCIYVWGGWGAPVAAG
- a CDS encoding chloramphenicol phosphotransferase, with the translated sequence MSNENPAGQIVILNGAPRSGKTTIARAVQQQFEGPWMNLGVDIYNAATPARYLPGIGLRPGGERPDLEELVPFFYAALYESIAIHAGLGLNVVADLGHHDAYSQPLGILTDCARRLEGFPVLFVGVRCPLDVIMKRRNIDEPGRENLYERGNGEVPVPVPVRRWQEEVHRPGIYDLELDTSVLTPYECAEAIRHQLDLGIAEPSAFERIAASR
- a CDS encoding DUF983 domain-containing protein; the protein is MCEDSAYFPPVDPVRTGMRGCCPRCGQGKLFDGVLAVKPRCAACGLDYSFADSGDGPAVFVILIVGFIIIGSVLWLEVNYSPPIWLHILLFAPLTIALSLVALRWCKGILIAMQYRHNAREGRISSD
- a CDS encoding SURF1 family protein; the protein is MTDIQAVAARRRLPVFTGIAVLIALAILVSLGTWQVERLHWKEGLIADIAQRRASAPMPLADIERMLASGGDIEYRPVTTTGRYVNNKERHFFATWRGQTGYYIYTPLELAGGRYLFVNRGFVPFENKEPEMRMQGQLTGEQTVIGLTRNKLPGKPSWLVPDNDVAKNIFYWKDLDVMAASTGLNKASILPFFVDADSTPNPKGLPIGGVTDVDLPNNHLQYAFTWYGLAAVLAVIVAISWFRGRGKPASQ
- the ispH gene encoding 4-hydroxy-3-methylbut-2-enyl diphosphate reductase is translated as MNIAAKPPLTIRLCGPRGFCAGVDRAIQIVVLALKSYGAPVYVRHEIVHNRYVVEGLEAKGAVFVEELDEIPAEHRAQPVVFSAHGVPKSVPEDANARNLFYLDATCPLVSKVHKQAMRHNRLGRHVVLIGHAGHPEVIGTMGQLPEGSVSLIETVEDADAYQPADPDNLGYVTQTTLSVDDTAGVIARLEQRFPKLTAPAADSICYATTNRQEVVKQAAPGCDLFIIVGAPNSSNSKRLVEVALRAGAKMSILVQRAAELDWNEIGPISTLGLSAGASAPEVIVNEIIEAFRARFDARVELAETVQENEHFLVNRELRNIELTTADMAFVNGD
- a CDS encoding homoserine kinase; amino-acid sequence: MAVYTDISEDDLKWFLTEYDAGTLLSYKGIAEGVENSNFLLHTTKKPLILTLYEKRVEKADLPFFLGLMQHLADRGVSCPLPLPRKDGALLGTLSDRPAALISFLEGMWLRKPEAKHCREVGKALAQMHIAGEGFELKRPNALSLEGWKLLWDKSEARADEVEKGLFAEIRGEIDFLSAHWPKDLPAGVIHADLFPDNVFFLGDELSGLIDFYFACNDLLAYDVSIILNAWCFEKDGAYNITKGTAMLEGYRSVRPLNSAELAALPVLARGSALRFFLTRLYDWLTTPEGAMVTKKDPLEYLRKLRFHRQVASAAEYGLSP
- the rnhA gene encoding ribonuclease HI encodes the protein MKHVEIFTDGACSGNPGPGGWGAILRYGDIEKELSGGEADTTNNRMELMAAISALSALKTPCEVDLYTDSAYVKDGISKWIFGWKKNGWKTADKKPVKNAELWQALEEARNKHKVTLHWIKGHAGHPENERADELARMGMAPFKKR
- a CDS encoding endonuclease/exonuclease/phosphatase family protein gives rise to the protein MRIISLNAWGGKLHRPLMDYFRAAEADVLCLQEVTRSVTVKSDWLEYRDGSHILPQRANLFEEIKAVLPEHDAFFAPTARGELFDDENSVPSEFGLATFVRRSVAVIGHAADFVHGDFSADSYGEHPRARNAHAIRLFDYGAGQAITIAHLHGLRDMAGKGDTPARRGQADALVSLIGQIWRKGERLVVCGDFNVLPGSVMFDVLGGLGLTDLVTSRGFTDTRTSHYAKDGRFADYMLVTPEVGVVSFDVVGEPEVSDHRPLLLDLG
- a CDS encoding GntR family transcriptional regulator, with protein sequence MQDSHTSESTQSNIEEAIVSGILSARIRPGTRLSENQLASVFGVSRTRVREAMMRLETRGIVTVSPRRGWFVVEPSAEEAMTVYEARRAIESGLLRGMRALTDEGRTVLVSHLDEEKAAMAAGDRQRLTCLMGDFHIRIAELGGNPILVDILRDLTARTILISMLYQSEFHAVQSHEGHCRIFEAMAAGDFVKAAELSVEHLDEVETGLDLTTRPDPLSELRSSLSLPPRTVSSQPAGTRKTATSKEK
- a CDS encoding transporter substrate-binding domain-containing protein; its protein translation is MLTRRTFFAIATLAAAVGFGSASHADALADITARGTLRVAVPQDFPPFGSVGTDMAPMGYDIDMANLIAEKLGVKTELVPVTSANRIPYLQTNKVDLVISSLGKNPDREKVIDFSAAYAPFYNGVFAPGDLSVAKVEDLAGKTVGVTRGAVEDLELTKIASADVTIKRYEDNNGTISAFLSGQVEAVATGNVVAAAILAKNPPKRPELKFLIKNSPCYIGLSKEQPALLEKVNGIIAAAKADGSLNAIAQKWLGADLPKDL
- a CDS encoding amino acid ABC transporter permease; its protein translation is MSYHFEFGWLLQYYPQIVKGIVITIELISIGGVLGILLGTFCAWVRALGPAWLKPVVAAYVELIRNTPFLIQLFFIFFGLPSLGLQLSELTAANLAMIVNLGAYSCEIIRAGIQATPKGQFEAGASLAMTPFETFRHVVLVPSLQRIWPALSSQVVIVMLGSSVVSQIAAEDLTFAANFIQSRTFRAFEAYIVSTAIYLALAILLRQLLVVAGGFIFPRRLVR